The following proteins are co-located in the Poecile atricapillus isolate bPoeAtr1 chromosome 2, bPoeAtr1.hap1, whole genome shotgun sequence genome:
- the ATP6V1C1 gene encoding V-type proton ATPase subunit C 1: protein MTEFWLISAPGEKTCQQTWEKLHAATTKHNNLSTNSKFNIPDLKVGTLDVLVGLSDELAKLDAFVESVVKKVAQYMADVLEDSKDKVQENLLANGVDLVTYITRFQWDMAKYPIKQSLKNISEIIAKGVNQIDNDLKARASAYNNLKGNLQNLERKNAGSLLTRSLADIVKKEDFVLDSEYLVTLLVIVPKLNYNDWVKQYETLAEMVVPRSSNVLFEDQDSYLCNVTLFRKAVDDFKHKAREYKFMVRDFQYNEEEMKADKEEMNRLSTDKKKQFGPLVRWLKVNFSEAFIAWIHVKALRVFVESVLRYGLPVNFQAMLLQPNKKTMKKLREVLYDLYKHLDSSAAAIIDATMDIPGLNLSQQEYYPYVYYKIDCNLLEFK from the exons ATGACAGAGTTTTGGCTGATTTCTGCTCCTGGGGAAAAGACCTGTCAACAGACATGGGAGAAGCTACATGCAGCAACTACAAAACATAACAATCTTTCTACTAATTCAAAGTTCAATATTCCGGACTTGAAG GTTGGCACACTGgatgttttggttggtttgtcAGATGAGCTGGCTAAACTGGATGCATTTGTGGAGAg tgttgTAAAGAAGGTGGCTCAGTATATGGCTGATGTTCTAGAAGACAGTAAAGATAAAGTTCAGGAGAATCTTCTGGCTAATGGAG ttGACTTGGTCACCTATATAACAAGGTTCCAATGGGATATGGCCAAATACCCAATCAAGCAATCCTTGaagaatatttcagaaattattgCAAAG ggAGTAAACCAGATTGACAATGATCTAAAAGCAAGAGCCTCGGCATACAATAATCTGAAAGGGAATCTTCAGAATTTGGAAAGAAAGAATGC GGGAAGCTTGCTAACCAGAAGTCTTGCTGATATTGTAAAGAAAGAGGACTTTGTACTTGATTCAGAATATTTGGTCACGTTATTAGTGATTGTGCCGAA GTTAAATTACAATGACTGGGTTAAGCAGTATGAAACGCTAGCAGAGATGGTTGTACCACGTTCCAGCAA TGTACTCTTTGAGGACCAAGACAGCTACCTTTGTAATGTCACCTTGTTCAGGAAGGCAGTGGACGACTTCAAGCACAAAGCCAGAGAATATAA ATTTATGGTCCGTGACTTCCAGTACAATGAAGAAGAGATGAAAGCCGATAAAGAAGAAATGAATAGACTGTCAACTGACAAGAAGAAACAGTTT GGGCCTCTGGTTCGGTGGCTGAAAGTCAATTTCAGTGAAGCTTTTATTGCATGGATTCATGTGAAAGCATTACGTGTTTTTGTTGAATCTGTTTTAAG GTATGGTTTGCCAGTTAACTTCCAGGCAATGCTGCTTCAGCCTAATaagaaaacaatgaagaaaCTGAGGGAAGTTCTGTATGACTTATACAAACATCTtgacagcagtgcagcagctATCATTGAT GCAACTATGGATATTCCAGGTTTAAACCTCAGCCAGCAGGAGTACTACCCCTATGTGTACTACAAGATCGATTGTAATTTGCTGGAATTCAAGTAA